A genome region from Sphaerisporangium krabiense includes the following:
- a CDS encoding beta-ketoacyl-ACP synthase III, which produces MRGAPGAKVLAFGGYQPSGVVTNDDLAKTIDTNDAWIQSRVGIKERRIAGPEESEIDIAVQAGGKALAGSGLSAGDIDLVIVATCTLEAQIPNAAARVAHRLGIHAPGAFDVNAACAGFCYALSAAADAVRAGSATHVLVIGTEKLSQWVDWTDRATCVIFADGAGAAVVGPSETPGIGPVAWGSAGDKAEAIAVKARDSYLYQEGQTVFRWATTALAPVAKEACDRAGVAPSELAAFVPHQANLRIIEAIARKLGADNAVVAKDIVLAGNTSAASIPLALSRMTERGELRSGDLALLLGFGAGLTYAGQVVEIP; this is translated from the coding sequence ATGCGGGGCGCCCCCGGCGCCAAGGTGCTCGCGTTCGGCGGCTACCAGCCGTCCGGGGTCGTCACCAACGACGACCTCGCCAAGACGATCGACACCAACGACGCCTGGATCCAGAGCCGCGTGGGCATCAAGGAGCGCCGCATCGCCGGGCCCGAGGAGTCCGAGATCGACATCGCCGTCCAGGCGGGCGGCAAGGCCCTGGCGGGCAGCGGGCTGTCCGCCGGCGACATCGACCTGGTCATCGTCGCCACCTGCACGCTGGAGGCCCAGATCCCGAACGCCGCCGCGCGGGTGGCGCACCGGCTCGGCATCCACGCCCCCGGCGCCTTCGACGTCAACGCCGCCTGCGCGGGCTTCTGCTACGCGCTGTCGGCCGCCGCGGACGCCGTGCGCGCGGGCTCGGCGACGCACGTCCTGGTCATCGGCACCGAGAAGCTCTCCCAGTGGGTCGACTGGACCGACAGGGCGACGTGTGTGATCTTCGCGGACGGCGCGGGCGCGGCCGTGGTCGGGCCGTCCGAGACGCCGGGCATCGGCCCGGTGGCCTGGGGCAGCGCGGGCGACAAGGCCGAGGCGATCGCCGTCAAGGCCCGCGATTCCTACCTCTACCAGGAGGGCCAGACGGTCTTCCGCTGGGCCACCACCGCGCTGGCCCCGGTCGCCAAGGAGGCCTGCGACCGCGCGGGCGTCGCCCCCTCGGAGCTGGCCGCGTTCGTCCCCCACCAGGCCAACCTGCGCATCATCGAGGCCATCGCCCGCAAGCTGGGCGCCGACAACGCCGTGGTCGCCAAGGACATCGTCCTCGCGGGCAACACCTCGGCGGCCTCCATCCCGCTCGCCCTGAGCCGCATGACCGAGCGCGGTGAGCTGCGCTCCGGCGACCTCGCCCTGCTGCTCGGCTTCGGCGCCGGCCTGACCTACGCCGGCCAAGTGGTCGAGATCCCCTGA
- a CDS encoding acyl-CoA carboxylase subunit beta codes for MTVLDNGVVTGTSEQEPPDPRDPVIRLSALFDEGSLHLITPEDRSGMLAAMGRVEGVPVVAFASDARFQGGAMGGEGCEHIVHAYDVAVRERVPIIGLWHSGGARLAEGAESLHAVGRVFAAMTRASGVVPQISVVLGPAAGGAAYGPALTDLVILSNEGRIFVTGPDVVRSVTGEQIDMAGLGGPEPHSRRSGVVHVVTKTDTEALLQARRLAVLLGHQGRMRLDAVEDVDFSGLLPEEARRAYSVHPLVNGMLDEPGVELHPKWAPNIVTTLGRLGGRTVGVIANNPMRLAGCLDSASAEKAARFVRMCDAFGVPLVVLVDVPGYLPGVGQEHDGVVRRGAKLLHAFAEASVPRVTLITRKSYGGAYIAMNSRALGATRVFAWPTAEISVMGSLAAVRVLKRREIAAAPEEERSALETRLAEEHEKLSGGLERAIQIGVVDEVIKPEETRTAIAKTLAQATPARGAHGNIPL; via the coding sequence GTGACCGTACTCGACAACGGTGTGGTGACCGGTACCTCCGAACAGGAGCCACCCGATCCCAGGGATCCGGTCATACGCCTCTCGGCCCTGTTCGACGAGGGGTCCCTCCACCTGATCACCCCCGAGGACCGCAGCGGCATGCTCGCCGCCATGGGCCGCGTCGAGGGCGTGCCGGTGGTGGCCTTCGCCAGCGACGCCCGCTTCCAGGGCGGCGCCATGGGCGGCGAGGGCTGCGAGCACATCGTCCACGCCTACGACGTCGCGGTGCGCGAGCGCGTGCCGATCATCGGGCTGTGGCACTCCGGGGGCGCCCGCCTCGCCGAGGGCGCCGAGTCCCTGCACGCCGTCGGTCGCGTCTTCGCGGCGATGACCCGCGCCTCCGGCGTGGTCCCCCAGATCTCGGTGGTGCTCGGCCCCGCGGCCGGCGGCGCGGCGTACGGCCCCGCGCTCACCGACCTGGTGATCCTCTCCAACGAGGGCCGCATCTTCGTCACCGGCCCCGACGTCGTCCGCAGCGTCACCGGCGAGCAGATCGACATGGCCGGGCTCGGCGGCCCCGAGCCGCACAGCAGGCGCAGCGGCGTCGTCCACGTCGTCACCAAGACCGACACCGAGGCCCTGCTGCAGGCCCGCCGCCTCGCCGTCCTGCTCGGCCACCAGGGGCGCATGCGCCTCGACGCGGTGGAGGACGTCGACTTCTCCGGCCTGCTGCCCGAGGAGGCCCGCCGGGCGTACTCGGTGCACCCGCTGGTCAACGGCATGCTGGACGAGCCCGGGGTCGAACTGCACCCCAAGTGGGCGCCCAACATCGTCACCACGCTGGGCCGCCTCGGCGGCCGCACGGTCGGCGTCATCGCCAACAACCCGATGCGGCTGGCCGGCTGCCTGGACTCGGCGTCCGCCGAGAAGGCCGCGCGCTTCGTCCGCATGTGCGATGCCTTCGGCGTGCCGCTGGTCGTCCTCGTGGACGTCCCCGGCTACCTGCCCGGCGTCGGCCAGGAGCACGACGGCGTGGTGCGCCGCGGCGCCAAGCTGCTGCACGCCTTCGCCGAGGCGTCGGTGCCGCGCGTCACCCTGATCACCCGCAAGTCCTACGGCGGCGCGTACATCGCGATGAACTCCCGCGCGCTCGGCGCCACCAGGGTCTTCGCCTGGCCGACCGCCGAGATCTCCGTCATGGGCTCGCTGGCCGCCGTCCGGGTGCTCAAGCGCCGCGAGATCGCCGCCGCGCCGGAGGAGGAGCGCTCGGCGCTCGAAACCCGCCTGGCCGAGGAGCACGAGAAGCTCTCCGGCGGCCTGGAGCGCGCGATCCAGATCGGCGTGGTCGACGAGGTCATCAAGCCGGAGGAGACCCGCACCGCCATCGCCAAGACCCTGGCCCAGGCCACCCCCGCCCGCGGCGCCCACGGCAACATCCCCCTCTGA
- the fabF gene encoding beta-ketoacyl-ACP synthase II, whose translation MSTDRVRVVVTGLGVTTPLGGDVDSTWSALLAGKSGVVPLTEDWVDSVPVKFAAKVAVEPTEVLARPESRRLDRAEQFALIAARQAWKDAGTPKVAPDRLGVVVGSGIGGITTILDAYDLFKEKGWQRLSPFTVPMLMPNGSAGWIGIDIGATAGVHATVSACATGAESIGYAMEMIRSGRADVVVAGGTEAAIHPLNIASFAAMRAMSTRNDEPGRASRPWDKDRDGFVLGEGAGIIVLESEEHALARGARVYAVAAGVGYSADAHHIAQPEPTGAGIRSAARRVLEDSGLTGRDIVHVNAHATSTPAGDVVETTAIQEIIGDHPLVTATKSMTGHLLGGAGGIESVFTIKALYDRVVPPTVNLDHPDDGVEVDIVRGEPRELPQGQIAAINNSFGFGGHNVAVAFTSI comes from the coding sequence GTGAGCACAGACCGGGTACGCGTCGTTGTCACCGGGCTCGGCGTGACAACGCCCCTCGGCGGAGACGTCGACTCGACCTGGTCGGCGCTCCTCGCCGGGAAGTCGGGCGTCGTCCCCCTCACCGAGGACTGGGTGGACTCCGTACCGGTGAAGTTCGCCGCCAAGGTCGCCGTCGAACCCACCGAGGTCCTGGCGAGGCCCGAGTCCCGGCGACTCGACCGCGCCGAGCAGTTCGCCCTGATCGCCGCGCGTCAGGCATGGAAGGACGCGGGCACCCCCAAGGTCGCGCCCGACCGCCTCGGCGTGGTCGTCGGCAGCGGCATCGGCGGCATCACGACCATCCTCGACGCCTACGACCTGTTCAAGGAGAAGGGCTGGCAGCGTCTGTCGCCCTTCACCGTCCCCATGCTGATGCCCAACGGCTCGGCCGGGTGGATCGGCATCGACATCGGCGCGACGGCGGGCGTCCACGCCACCGTCAGCGCCTGCGCCACCGGCGCCGAGTCCATCGGCTACGCCATGGAGATGATCAGGTCGGGGCGCGCGGACGTCGTGGTGGCGGGCGGCACGGAGGCCGCCATCCACCCGCTCAACATCGCCTCCTTCGCCGCCATGCGGGCGATGTCCACCCGCAACGACGAGCCCGGGCGCGCCTCCCGTCCCTGGGACAAGGACCGCGACGGGTTCGTCCTCGGCGAGGGCGCCGGCATCATCGTGCTGGAGTCCGAGGAGCACGCCCTCGCGCGCGGCGCCCGCGTCTACGCCGTGGCGGCCGGCGTCGGCTACTCCGCCGACGCCCACCACATCGCCCAGCCCGAGCCCACCGGCGCGGGCATCAGAAGCGCCGCACGGCGCGTGCTGGAGGACTCCGGCCTGACCGGCAGGGACATCGTGCACGTCAACGCGCACGCCACCTCCACCCCCGCCGGGGACGTCGTCGAGACCACGGCGATCCAGGAGATCATCGGCGACCACCCGCTCGTGACGGCCACCAAGTCGATGACCGGCCACCTCCTCGGCGGCGCCGGCGGCATCGAGTCGGTCTTCACGATCAAGGCCCTGTACGACCGCGTGGTGCCTCCCACGGTCAACCTGGACCACCCCGACGACGGCGTCGAGGTGGACATCGTCCGCGGCGAGCCGCGCGAGCTCCCCCAGGGCCAGATCGCGGCGATCAACAACTCTTTCGGGTTCGGCGGCCACAACGTCGCCGTCGCCTTCACCAGCATCTGA
- a CDS encoding Glu/Leu/Phe/Val dehydrogenase family protein produces MLDHEQVLIRRGPRSGLPMILAVHSTALGPAAGGLRLWNYPDWRDGLADALRLSAAMTLKFAVAGLDSGGGKTVVALPQGARPDPARRRDLLYDVADMIDSLGGVYAAGPDVGTGPADMAVIGEVTAHVFCRPESLGGSGDSSPHTARGTVAALRAVTRRLYGDGDLKGRRMAVIGLGHVGEHLCRLLAAEGADLTVTDIDPAKTRIAAELGAAWRSPEEIISAEVDVLVPAALGGVLTTGVVRDLRCRAVVGPANNQLDTDEAGELLRERGVIWVPDYVVSAGGVINAITTELYDFDAGQALARVNAIERTVADLLEAAEALGVTPARAAQETARRRIRAAMASRG; encoded by the coding sequence ATGCTGGACCACGAACAGGTTCTCATCCGGCGAGGTCCGCGCTCCGGGCTGCCGATGATCCTCGCCGTTCACTCCACGGCACTGGGGCCGGCCGCGGGCGGGCTGCGGCTCTGGAACTACCCCGACTGGCGGGACGGCCTCGCCGACGCTCTCCGCCTGTCGGCCGCGATGACGCTCAAGTTCGCGGTGGCCGGGCTGGACAGCGGCGGCGGGAAGACCGTCGTGGCCCTGCCGCAGGGGGCGCGGCCGGACCCGGCCCGGCGCCGTGACCTCCTGTACGACGTCGCCGACATGATCGACTCGTTGGGCGGCGTCTACGCGGCCGGTCCGGACGTGGGAACGGGCCCGGCCGACATGGCGGTGATCGGGGAGGTCACCGCACACGTGTTCTGCCGGCCGGAGAGTCTCGGCGGAAGCGGCGACTCCTCCCCGCACACCGCGCGGGGGACGGTGGCCGCGCTGCGGGCGGTCACCCGCCGCCTGTACGGCGACGGGGACCTCAAGGGGCGCCGCATGGCCGTGATCGGCCTCGGCCACGTGGGGGAACACCTTTGCCGCCTGCTGGCGGCCGAGGGAGCCGACCTGACCGTCACCGACATCGACCCCGCCAAGACGAGGATCGCCGCGGAGCTCGGCGCCGCCTGGCGGAGCCCGGAAGAGATCATCTCGGCGGAGGTGGACGTCCTGGTCCCCGCCGCGCTCGGCGGCGTGCTCACCACGGGGGTCGTGCGGGATCTGCGCTGCCGTGCCGTGGTCGGACCGGCGAACAACCAGCTCGACACCGACGAGGCCGGCGAACTGTTGCGCGAGCGGGGTGTCATCTGGGTCCCGGACTACGTCGTGAGCGCGGGTGGCGTCATCAACGCGATCACCACCGAGCTGTACGACTTCGACGCCGGCCAGGCGCTCGCCCGGGTCAACGCCATCGAACGCACCGTGGCCGATCTGCTGGAGGCCGCGGAGGCTCTCGGGGTCACTCCCGCCCGGGCGGCACAGGAGACGGCGCGGCGCCGGATCCGCGCGGCCATGGCTTCACGAGGGTGA
- a CDS encoding PucR family transcriptional regulator yields the protein MGSLGTAAMARMDDRLPWYRALSAEDRSWVGLVAQAGIAAFVEWFQNAGGGRPAPSIEIFGTAPRELKRSVSLQQTVDLVRVVVEVVEAEVADLAAPGGEEQLRNAMLRYTRDVAFAAAQVYAREAEVRGAWDARLEALIVDALVRGEVDDGLHSWAAALGWTSSPVVVLAGYAPDADPQTVIDGMRDKGRRLGQDLLAGVQGDRLIVIVGGADSIKDAARHVVPRFGAGPVVIGPEVPDLHAAARSARAATAGLRAAAGWPDAPRPVLAEDLLAERAIDGDDDARAQLIENVYKPLEGTPLLDTLATYLEQGTSLEATARLLFVHPNTVRYRLKKITELTGYQPTEGRSAFTLQVGLILGRLSRTAVT from the coding sequence ATGGGCAGTCTCGGCACCGCGGCGATGGCCCGGATGGACGACCGTCTGCCCTGGTACCGCGCCCTGTCGGCGGAGGACCGCTCCTGGGTGGGCCTCGTGGCCCAGGCCGGCATCGCCGCCTTCGTCGAGTGGTTCCAGAACGCGGGCGGGGGCAGGCCCGCCCCCAGCATCGAGATCTTCGGCACCGCGCCGCGCGAGCTGAAACGCTCGGTCTCTCTGCAGCAGACCGTCGACCTGGTGCGCGTCGTCGTGGAGGTCGTGGAGGCCGAGGTCGCCGACCTGGCCGCGCCCGGCGGCGAGGAGCAGCTGCGCAACGCGATGCTGCGCTACACCCGCGACGTGGCGTTCGCCGCCGCGCAGGTGTACGCCCGCGAGGCCGAGGTGCGCGGCGCGTGGGACGCCCGCCTGGAGGCGCTGATCGTGGACGCGCTCGTGCGCGGCGAGGTGGACGACGGGCTGCACTCCTGGGCCGCCGCCCTCGGCTGGACGTCCTCCCCCGTCGTCGTGCTCGCCGGGTACGCCCCCGACGCCGACCCGCAGACCGTCATCGACGGCATGCGCGACAAGGGGCGGCGCCTCGGGCAGGACCTGCTGGCCGGCGTGCAGGGCGACCGGCTGATCGTCATCGTCGGCGGCGCGGACAGCATCAAGGACGCCGCCCGGCACGTCGTGCCCCGCTTCGGCGCGGGCCCCGTGGTCATCGGCCCCGAGGTCCCCGACCTGCACGCCGCCGCGCGCTCCGCCCGCGCGGCCACCGCGGGCCTGCGGGCCGCCGCCGGCTGGCCGGACGCGCCCCGCCCCGTCCTGGCCGAGGACCTGCTGGCCGAACGGGCCATCGACGGCGACGACGACGCCAGGGCCCAGCTCATCGAGAACGTCTACAAGCCCCTGGAGGGCACCCCCCTGCTCGACACCCTGGCGACCTACCTGGAGCAGGGGACATCTTTGGAAGCCACGGCCCGTCTGTTGTTCGTCCACCCGAACACCGTGCGTTACCGTTTGAAAAAGATCACAGAACTGACGGGCTACCAGCCGACCGAGGGGCGGTCCGCCTTCACCCTGCAGGTCGGGCTGATCCTCGGCCGGTTGTCGCGTACCGCTGTGACGTGA
- a CDS encoding alpha/beta fold hydrolase, protein MPSVYKSSRGRLAVRRWCSDALARADFPLTSATVETGAGRVAFVSAGSGEPRVVVVPGTGFNGAVGLPWLRALSARWATTVVDLPGQPGLSDPYRPRRGRLAWYGQVLDEVLTAADLDDVVLVGNSLGAAVALAAASPRIAARALVSPAGFIRLTVDPVMALASTRWLLRPTAEHTRGMLRMFVAPGEDPPETEVEWMTLMAASCRTTLAPPPLPAALQTRRADRPCVVGVGEHDRFLPPRRLAPAVRSTMNLDLRILPGMGHLTTPAHLDDVVALIAEVADRPTR, encoded by the coding sequence GTGCCCAGCGTGTACAAGAGTTCGCGGGGTCGGCTCGCGGTGCGGCGGTGGTGTTCTGACGCTCTGGCGCGGGCCGATTTCCCGCTGACGAGCGCGACGGTGGAGACCGGCGCGGGCCGGGTGGCGTTCGTGTCGGCTGGGAGTGGGGAGCCGCGGGTCGTCGTGGTGCCGGGCACCGGGTTCAACGGCGCGGTGGGGCTGCCGTGGCTGCGGGCGCTGTCGGCGCGCTGGGCGACCACGGTGGTGGATCTTCCCGGTCAGCCCGGACTCAGCGACCCCTACCGGCCTCGCCGGGGACGACTGGCCTGGTACGGCCAGGTGCTGGACGAGGTTCTGACGGCCGCGGACCTGGACGACGTCGTGCTGGTGGGCAATTCGCTGGGCGCGGCGGTGGCCCTGGCCGCCGCCTCTCCCCGGATCGCGGCGCGGGCGCTCGTCTCTCCCGCCGGGTTCATCCGCCTCACGGTGGATCCGGTCATGGCGCTGGCCTCGACCCGGTGGCTGCTGCGTCCCACGGCCGAACACACCCGCGGCATGCTCCGGATGTTCGTCGCTCCCGGTGAGGACCCGCCCGAGACCGAGGTGGAATGGATGACCCTCATGGCGGCGAGCTGCCGCACCACCCTGGCCCCGCCGCCGCTGCCGGCCGCGTTGCAGACCCGCCGAGCCGACCGGCCTTGCGTGGTCGGCGTGGGAGAGCACGACCGTTTCCTCCCACCTCGCCGCCTCGCCCCGGCCGTGCGCAGCACCATGAATCTCGACCTGCGAATCCTCCCCGGCATGGGCCATCTGACCACTCCGGCCCACCTCGACGACGTGGTGGCACTGATAGCCGAAGTCGCCGACCGGCCCACCCGCTGA
- a CDS encoding ACP S-malonyltransferase → MLVIVAPGQGAQSPGFLSSWLEIPGLRDRLAAWSEIAGLDLISYGTTADADEIRDTAIAQPLLVAAGLAAAEALLDGSPLPPVVVAGHSVGEFTAAALAGVLTPEQAIALVRERGRAMAKAASVTETGMTALLGGDEQEVLAAIERHGLTPANINGAGQIVAAGTLEQLAALAADPPARARPLSVAGAFHTHHMAPAVEHLRAEAAAITPADPRVTLLSNADGAAVATGADFVARLVDQVGRPVRWDRCMATMEGLGVTGMIELLPGGTLTGLAKRALRGIATVPLKTPDDLAAARALISKETAQ, encoded by the coding sequence GTGCTCGTCATCGTCGCTCCCGGCCAAGGTGCCCAATCGCCCGGATTCCTTTCCTCGTGGCTGGAGATCCCCGGCCTGAGAGATCGTCTGGCCGCGTGGTCCGAGATCGCCGGGCTCGATCTGATCTCCTACGGGACCACCGCGGACGCCGACGAGATCCGCGACACCGCGATCGCCCAGCCACTCTTGGTAGCCGCCGGGCTCGCCGCGGCCGAGGCCCTGCTGGACGGCTCGCCGCTTCCCCCGGTGGTCGTCGCCGGGCACAGCGTCGGCGAGTTCACCGCCGCGGCCCTCGCGGGCGTGCTGACCCCTGAGCAGGCCATCGCGCTGGTCCGCGAGCGCGGCAGGGCCATGGCCAAGGCCGCCTCGGTCACCGAGACCGGCATGACGGCCCTGCTGGGCGGGGACGAGCAGGAGGTCCTCGCCGCCATCGAGCGCCACGGTCTCACCCCCGCCAACATCAACGGCGCGGGCCAGATCGTCGCGGCGGGCACGCTGGAGCAGCTCGCCGCGCTGGCCGCCGACCCTCCGGCCCGGGCGAGGCCGCTGTCGGTGGCGGGCGCCTTCCACACCCACCACATGGCCCCGGCCGTCGAGCACCTCCGCGCCGAGGCCGCCGCGATCACCCCGGCGGACCCCCGCGTCACCCTGCTGTCCAACGCCGACGGCGCGGCCGTGGCGACCGGCGCCGACTTCGTCGCCCGGCTCGTCGACCAGGTCGGCCGCCCGGTCCGCTGGGACCGCTGCATGGCCACCATGGAGGGCCTCGGCGTCACGGGCATGATCGAGCTGCTCCCGGGCGGCACCCTGACCGGCCTCGCCAAGCGGGCGCTGCGCGGCATCGCGACCGTCCCTTTGAAGACCCCGGACGACCTCGCGGCCGCCCGCGCGCTGATCAGCAAGGAGACCGCTCAGTGA
- a CDS encoding glutathionylspermidine synthase family protein, translated as MRRETSVPRDGWQEIIESQGLAYHRTAHPGHLTRPYWDESVHYSFTMDEVLALESQTEELHGMCLEAAGHVIATGRYRDFAIPDWVAPEIEASWRRGDPHVYGRFDLRYDGAGPAKLLEYNADTPTSLVETSLIQWFWLKDVHPGDDQWNSVHERLIARWKELPLQSGPAHFAWTNMDETGEEAMTLGYLQETAEQAGRTTVAIAMEDIGWDPASGRFLDMERRVIRTLCKLYPWEWAVADPFGPQAVRQQVSMTWIEPLWKMLLSNKALLAVLWEMYPGHPNLLPAYLDGPRDLPAHIRKPLLGREGAGMRVVTPGGVEETGGEYGAEGHVYQEFQALPGFDGWRPVLGAWIVGDEAAGLGIRETSGLITDDSSSFVPHRIVL; from the coding sequence GTGCGGCGCGAGACCTCCGTGCCGCGCGACGGCTGGCAGGAGATCATCGAGTCGCAGGGCCTGGCCTACCACCGGACCGCGCACCCCGGGCACCTCACCCGGCCGTACTGGGACGAGAGCGTCCACTACAGCTTCACCATGGACGAGGTGCTCGCCCTGGAGAGCCAGACCGAGGAACTGCACGGCATGTGCCTGGAGGCGGCCGGGCACGTCATCGCCACCGGCCGCTACCGCGACTTCGCGATACCCGACTGGGTGGCGCCCGAGATCGAGGCGTCCTGGCGGCGCGGCGACCCGCACGTGTACGGCCGCTTCGACCTGCGCTACGACGGCGCGGGCCCGGCCAAGCTGCTGGAGTACAACGCCGACACCCCGACCAGCCTCGTCGAGACCTCCCTGATCCAGTGGTTCTGGCTCAAGGACGTCCACCCCGGCGACGACCAGTGGAACTCCGTCCACGAACGCCTCATCGCCCGGTGGAAGGAGCTGCCGCTGCAGAGCGGCCCCGCGCACTTCGCCTGGACGAACATGGACGAGACCGGCGAGGAGGCGATGACGCTCGGCTACCTGCAGGAGACCGCCGAGCAGGCCGGCCGCACCACGGTGGCCATCGCCATGGAGGACATCGGCTGGGACCCGGCGAGCGGGCGCTTCCTCGACATGGAGCGCCGGGTGATCCGCACGCTGTGCAAGCTGTACCCCTGGGAGTGGGCGGTCGCCGACCCGTTCGGGCCGCAGGCCGTCCGGCAGCAGGTCTCGATGACGTGGATCGAGCCGCTGTGGAAGATGCTGCTGTCCAACAAGGCGCTGCTCGCCGTCCTGTGGGAGATGTACCCCGGCCACCCCAACCTGCTGCCCGCCTACCTGGACGGCCCGCGCGACCTTCCCGCGCACATCCGCAAGCCGCTGCTCGGCAGGGAGGGCGCGGGCATGCGCGTCGTCACGCCCGGCGGCGTGGAGGAGACCGGCGGTGAGTACGGCGCGGAAGGGCACGTCTACCAGGAGTTCCAGGCCCTGCCCGGCTTCGACGGCTGGCGGCCGGTGCTCGGGGCGTGGATCGTCGGGGACGAGGCGGCCGGGCTCGGCATCCGGGAGACCTCCGGCCTGATCACCGATGACTCCTCCTCGTTCGTCCCCCACCGCATCGTCCTTTGA
- a CDS encoding acyl carrier protein — translation MAATEQEILAGLGKIINEITGIPESEVTLEKSFVDDLDIDSLSMVEIAVAAQDEFGVEIPDDQLKHLKNVKDVVNFIQN, via the coding sequence ATGGCAGCCACCGAGCAGGAGATCCTCGCGGGCCTCGGCAAGATCATCAACGAGATCACCGGCATCCCGGAGTCGGAGGTCACCCTGGAGAAGAGCTTCGTCGACGACCTCGACATCGACTCCCTCTCCATGGTCGAGATCGCCGTCGCCGCGCAGGACGAGTTCGGCGTCGAGATCCCCGACGACCAGCTCAAGCACCTCAAGAACGTCAAGGACGTCGTCAACTTCATCCAGAACTGA
- a CDS encoding DUF350 domain-containing protein, producing the protein MTIALAVPLAEALGRGALAILAYAVLGVLLLIAGFYVIDMATPGKLGKLIQQDRNPNAALLAASGLAAVGLIVAASIWSSGGALQEGLLATLVFGLVGIVAQALGMVVFDRVVGISVRELTRRPELQPGAVLLAVTHLAIGLITAVAVI; encoded by the coding sequence ATGACCATCGCGCTCGCCGTGCCGCTCGCGGAGGCGCTCGGACGAGGGGCCCTGGCCATCCTCGCCTACGCCGTCCTCGGCGTCCTGCTGCTGATCGCCGGCTTCTACGTGATCGACATGGCGACGCCCGGCAAGCTGGGCAAGCTGATCCAGCAGGACCGCAACCCGAACGCCGCGCTGCTCGCCGCCTCCGGGCTGGCCGCCGTGGGGCTCATCGTGGCCGCCTCCATCTGGTCCTCGGGCGGCGCGCTGCAGGAGGGGCTGCTCGCCACGCTGGTGTTCGGCCTGGTCGGCATCGTCGCCCAGGCCCTCGGCATGGTGGTGTTCGACCGGGTCGTGGGCATCTCGGTGCGCGAGCTGACCCGCCGGCCCGAGCTGCAGCCCGGCGCCGTCCTGCTGGCCGTCACCCACCTCGCGATCGGGCTGATCACGGCGGTCGCGGTGATCTAG
- a CDS encoding PadR family transcriptional regulator encodes MSTRTMTEPAFLVLTALVDAPRHGYGIVQEVEKLSDGRVGLKIGTLYGVLDRLAADDLVALDREEVEQGRLRRYYRLTENGARALEAEAARLAGNIESARRRLRARYAGGAA; translated from the coding sequence ATGAGTACCCGAACGATGACGGAACCCGCGTTCCTCGTGCTCACCGCGTTGGTCGATGCTCCGCGGCATGGCTACGGGATCGTGCAGGAGGTGGAGAAGCTGTCGGACGGGCGGGTCGGGCTGAAGATCGGCACGTTGTACGGGGTGCTGGACCGGCTGGCCGCCGACGATCTGGTGGCGCTGGACCGCGAGGAGGTGGAGCAGGGGCGGCTGCGCCGCTACTACCGGCTCACCGAGAACGGGGCGCGCGCGCTGGAGGCGGAGGCCGCACGGCTGGCGGGGAACATCGAGAGCGCGCGCCGGCGGCTGCGCGCCCGGTACGCCGGAGGCGCGGCGTGA